The following are from one region of the Aquirufa lenticrescens genome:
- a CDS encoding LolA family protein, with product MKKGLLLLCLSFSVFAQSNKAVSLIDGMQKKYKTMGSFSANFTYQTEGAATMSGSITVKGMKFRLKTAGQEIFNNGKEVATYIKEINEVNISSFDPSEGDLNPAKIYSFDKKAYKISFKGESAGVSTVELAPVAKGTQVKSIALKISNADLSVSEWTIINKAGKKQHFKVAKLNPKANADDKFFSFDKKAFPGVEVNDLR from the coding sequence ATGAAAAAAGGACTATTATTACTATGCTTGAGTTTTAGCGTATTTGCTCAGTCGAACAAGGCGGTAAGCCTGATTGATGGAATGCAGAAGAAGTACAAGACGATGGGCTCATTCTCCGCTAATTTTACCTATCAAACAGAAGGAGCAGCCACCATGTCTGGATCTATTACAGTGAAAGGGATGAAGTTTCGTTTAAAAACGGCTGGCCAAGAGATCTTTAATAATGGGAAAGAAGTAGCCACCTATATCAAAGAAATCAATGAGGTGAACATCTCTAGCTTTGATCCTTCAGAAGGTGATTTGAATCCGGCTAAAATCTATTCATTCGACAAGAAGGCCTACAAGATCTCTTTTAAAGGCGAATCAGCTGGCGTCTCGACGGTGGAGTTAGCTCCTGTGGCAAAAGGTACTCAGGTGAAGAGTATCGCCCTTAAAATTTCAAATGCGGATCTATCTGTAAGTGAATGGACAATCATTAATAAGGCGGGAAAGAAACAGCACTTTAAAGTGGCTAAATTAAACCCAAAAGCAAACGCTGACGATAAATTTTTCAGCTTTGACAAGAAAGCCTTTCCAGGTGTTGAAGTGAACGATTTACGTTAA
- the purQ gene encoding phosphoribosylformylglycinamidine synthase I has translation MKFGVVVFPGSNCDDDTVGVIQSLGYEAVKLWHKETDLQNCDFIIVPGGFSYGDYLRSGAIARFSPIMEHVIEHAKNGGYLMGICNGFQVLVEAHLLPGVLLRNNSQKFISKNIYLKAATNNSLLTQELDTNKAYKIPIAHAEGRYFTDEKTLASLKANDQILFYYCNENGEVTEESNPNGSLLNIAGICNEGRNVFGMMPHPERAADPDLNNTDGLEIMKQLILQTF, from the coding sequence ATGAAATTTGGCGTAGTAGTATTCCCAGGATCCAATTGTGACGACGATACCGTCGGAGTCATTCAAAGTTTAGGCTATGAAGCTGTTAAACTTTGGCACAAAGAGACTGATCTACAAAACTGTGATTTCATCATCGTTCCAGGTGGTTTCTCTTACGGAGATTACTTGCGTTCTGGTGCTATTGCTCGTTTCTCCCCTATTATGGAGCACGTTATCGAGCACGCAAAAAATGGCGGTTATTTAATGGGAATTTGCAATGGTTTCCAAGTATTAGTTGAAGCGCATTTATTGCCTGGCGTTTTATTAAGAAATAATTCTCAGAAATTCATTTCTAAGAATATCTACTTAAAAGCAGCTACGAATAATTCATTGTTAACTCAAGAATTAGATACGAATAAAGCCTACAAAATACCTATCGCTCACGCAGAGGGACGTTATTTCACAGATGAGAAGACTTTAGCCTCTTTGAAAGCAAATGACCAAATCTTGTTCTACTACTGCAACGAGAATGGGGAAGTAACAGAAGAGTCAAACCCGAATGGTAGTCTTTTAAACATAGCAGGTATCTGTAATGAAGGCAGAAACGTATTTGGAATGATGCCTCACCCAGAAAGAGCGGCAGATCCAGATTTGAATAATACGGATGGATTAGAGATTATGAAGCAATTAATTTTGCAGACTTTTTAA
- the ahcY gene encoding adenosylhomocysteinase, translated as MASQSGTYVPFKVKDIALADWGRKEIQLAEAEMPGLMALREEFGAAQPLKGARIAGCLHMTIQTAVLIETLTALGADVTWSSCNIFSTQDHAAAAIAAAGIPVYAWKGMNEEEFNWCIEQTLFFGEDRQPLNMILDDGGDLTNMVFDEYPELIEGIKGLSEETTTGVHRLYERMKNGTLFLPAINVNDSVTKSKFDNKYGCKESLVDAIRRATDLMLAGKVAVVAGYGDVGKGSADSLRGAGCRVLVTEIDPICALQAAMDGYEVVPMDEAATRANIFVTATGNVKIIRDRHFKAMKDKAIVCNIGHFDNEIDMEWLNNNYGASKDQIKPQVDMYTIDGKNVIVLAEGRLVNLGCAMGHPSFVMSNSFCNQTLAQLELWANSANYENKVYILPKHLDEKVAFLHLAHIGAKLEKLEKEQADYIGVPQAGPYKPEHYRY; from the coding sequence ATGGCATCACAATCGGGTACTTATGTACCATTCAAAGTTAAAGACATTGCATTAGCGGACTGGGGTCGCAAAGAAATTCAATTAGCAGAAGCAGAAATGCCAGGTTTGATGGCATTACGTGAAGAATTCGGTGCTGCACAACCTTTAAAAGGTGCGCGTATCGCAGGTTGTCTTCACATGACAATTCAAACAGCGGTTTTAATTGAAACATTAACAGCTTTAGGAGCTGACGTTACTTGGTCCTCTTGTAACATTTTCTCTACACAAGATCACGCAGCAGCGGCTATCGCAGCAGCAGGCATTCCGGTTTATGCTTGGAAAGGCATGAACGAAGAAGAATTCAACTGGTGTATTGAGCAGACTTTATTCTTTGGAGAAGATCGTCAACCATTAAACATGATCTTAGATGATGGTGGTGATTTAACTAATATGGTTTTTGATGAATATCCTGAGTTAATCGAAGGCATCAAAGGCTTATCAGAAGAAACTACGACAGGTGTTCACCGTTTATATGAGCGTATGAAGAATGGCACGTTATTCTTGCCAGCGATCAACGTAAATGACTCGGTAACTAAGTCTAAATTTGATAACAAATACGGTTGCAAAGAGTCATTAGTAGATGCGATTCGTCGTGCGACAGACTTAATGTTAGCGGGTAAAGTAGCAGTAGTAGCTGGTTACGGTGACGTAGGAAAAGGTTCTGCTGATTCATTACGTGGTGCAGGTTGCCGTGTGTTAGTAACTGAAATCGATCCAATTTGTGCTTTACAAGCAGCAATGGATGGCTACGAAGTAGTTCCAATGGACGAAGCAGCGACACGCGCAAACATCTTTGTAACGGCGACTGGTAACGTGAAGATTATCCGTGATCGTCACTTCAAAGCGATGAAGGACAAAGCAATCGTTTGTAACATCGGTCACTTCGATAACGAAATCGATATGGAGTGGTTGAACAACAACTACGGTGCATCGAAAGATCAAATCAAACCACAAGTAGATATGTACACGATCGATGGTAAAAACGTAATCGTTTTAGCGGAAGGTCGTTTAGTGAACTTAGGTTGTGCGATGGGTCACCCTTCATTCGTGATGTCGAACTCGTTCTGTAACCAAACATTGGCTCAATTAGAACTTTGGGCGAACTCAGCGAACTACGAGAACAAAGTGTACATTCTTCCTAAGCACTTAGATGAGAAAGTAGCTTTTTTACACTTAGCGCACATTGGTGCTAAATTAGAGAAGTTAGAAAAAGAGCAAGCTGACTACATTGGTGTACCTCAAGCGGGACCATACAAGCCTGAGCACTACAGATACTAG
- a CDS encoding UDP-N-acetylmuramoyl-tripeptide--D-alanyl-D-alanine ligase has protein sequence MIVNTQTLLEKFLSSTGVSTDTRKIQAGNLFFALKGPNFNANAMATEALEKGAQYAIIDDADYLAGERTLLVEDGLLALQALATAYRQTLTIPIVGLTGSNGKTTTKELIFSVLSQKYHCFATTGNLNNHIGVPLSVLSIKKEHEIAVIEMGANKQGDIKELVDIAQPTHGLITNIGKAHLEGFGGIEGVRKGKGELFDFLQASKGVTFLPQQAGPVQEMFCERGMQNGVYTNEAMPTTLVEAKPMVRFALANGEIIDSHLPGIYNFENIQLAIAVGKYFELSDEQCNTGISTYIPNNHRSQFIKIGSNQVLMDAYNANPSSMSAAISHFAETEGTPKLLILGDMFELGDSSIEEHASLGKLIAGLSFEKVLLVGQHMQHALINLPSAYYFPDKFGLHTWLQDHPIQDSFLLVKGSRGIQLESVLAFLENSK, from the coding sequence ATGATTGTCAATACACAAACACTTCTAGAAAAGTTTTTATCCTCCACTGGTGTATCTACCGATACCCGAAAAATCCAAGCAGGAAATTTATTCTTCGCCTTAAAAGGACCTAATTTTAATGCGAATGCGATGGCAACGGAAGCTTTAGAAAAAGGCGCTCAGTATGCTATCATTGATGATGCGGATTATTTAGCAGGAGAACGGACTTTATTGGTAGAAGATGGATTGTTGGCCCTTCAAGCCTTGGCAACCGCCTACCGCCAAACCTTAACGATTCCCATCGTCGGTTTAACTGGTTCGAACGGAAAGACCACTACGAAGGAATTAATCTTCTCAGTATTATCCCAAAAATACCATTGCTTTGCAACCACCGGCAACCTAAACAACCATATCGGAGTTCCGCTTTCCGTATTATCCATTAAAAAGGAACACGAAATTGCAGTGATCGAAATGGGTGCGAACAAGCAAGGAGACATTAAAGAACTCGTCGACATCGCTCAACCCACCCACGGTTTGATCACCAATATCGGTAAAGCCCATTTAGAAGGCTTTGGGGGAATCGAAGGGGTCCGTAAAGGGAAAGGGGAACTTTTTGACTTTTTGCAAGCTTCTAAAGGTGTCACCTTTTTACCTCAGCAAGCAGGCCCGGTTCAAGAAATGTTCTGCGAAAGAGGTATGCAAAATGGAGTTTATACGAACGAAGCGATGCCTACGACCCTGGTTGAGGCGAAACCGATGGTGCGCTTTGCCCTAGCCAATGGTGAAATTATCGATTCCCATTTACCAGGCATCTATAATTTTGAGAATATTCAATTAGCCATTGCGGTGGGTAAATATTTCGAATTAAGCGACGAGCAATGCAATACGGGAATAAGCACCTATATCCCAAATAATCATCGTTCTCAATTCATCAAAATAGGATCAAACCAAGTTTTGATGGATGCCTATAACGCCAATCCATCGTCGATGTCTGCTGCAATTTCACATTTCGCAGAAACGGAAGGAACGCCCAAGCTACTTATTTTAGGGGATATGTTTGAATTAGGAGATTCCTCCATTGAAGAACATGCCTCATTAGGAAAGCTTATTGCTGGATTATCCTTTGAAAAAGTGCTATTAGTAGGGCAACATATGCAGCACGCCTTAATCAATTTGCCTTCGGCTTATTATTTCCCAGACAAATTTGGCCTACATACTTGGCTTCAAGATCATCCGATTCAGGACAGTTTTCTTTTAGTTAAAGGTTCTCGAGGAATTCAACTCGAAAGTGTTTTGGCATTTTTAGAAAATTCCAAATAA
- a CDS encoding sulfite exporter TauE/SafE family protein, whose amino-acid sequence MPPKRNFPSIFNAIQTIWMRDRSITEVIIHISNALALMIVGHLLFTYLTAEKVIAVFNTVDSSILYYVLGGFIAQMIDGALGMAYGVTATTFLLSVGITPAAASASVHASEVFTSGVSGYMHLKFGNVNSKLFKTLVIPGVIGAILGAYVLSSLEDYAGYIKPIVSVYTLFLGAIIIRKALIKRQEKRQLKRVGWLALFGGYLDSIGGGGWGPIVSSTLIASGRHPKYTIGSVNLTEFFVSLASSLTFFAVIGLGYLHVIIGLILGGVIAAPIAARLANKLPVKSMMILVGIVIIIVSLRQIILGVPKFL is encoded by the coding sequence ATGCCTCCTAAAAGAAATTTTCCGAGTATTTTTAATGCCATCCAAACCATCTGGATGCGTGATCGTAGCATCACTGAAGTAATTATTCACATTAGCAATGCGCTGGCATTGATGATCGTGGGGCATCTTTTATTCACGTACCTTACTGCAGAAAAAGTCATCGCCGTGTTTAATACGGTTGATTCTTCCATTTTATATTATGTTTTAGGAGGATTTATTGCCCAAATGATTGACGGGGCTTTGGGAATGGCCTATGGCGTAACGGCAACGACCTTTTTATTGTCCGTAGGTATCACCCCTGCCGCCGCCTCAGCGAGCGTTCACGCCTCCGAGGTGTTTACATCTGGAGTTTCAGGGTATATGCACTTGAAGTTTGGCAATGTGAATTCCAAATTATTTAAGACACTCGTGATTCCAGGAGTGATTGGAGCTATCTTAGGAGCTTATGTCTTATCGAGTTTAGAAGATTATGCTGGATACATCAAACCGATTGTTTCCGTTTATACTTTATTCTTAGGTGCCATTATCATTCGTAAGGCCCTAATTAAACGTCAAGAAAAACGTCAATTGAAACGAGTAGGCTGGCTAGCACTCTTTGGTGGCTATTTAGATTCCATTGGTGGCGGCGGTTGGGGGCCGATTGTATCCTCTACCCTGATTGCCTCGGGGCGTCATCCAAAGTACACGATCGGAAGTGTGAACTTGACTGAGTTCTTCGTCTCACTTGCTTCATCGCTAACCTTTTTTGCTGTCATCGGTCTAGGATATTTACATGTGATCATCGGTTTAATTTTAGGTGGTGTCATTGCGGCCCCAATTGCGGCTCGATTAGCCAATAAATTACCGGTAAAATCGATGATGATTCTCGTAGGAATCGTCATAATCATCGTCAGTCTACGTCAGATTATCTTAGGGGTTCCAAAATTTTTGTAG
- the leuS gene encoding leucine--tRNA ligase: protein MRTEYQFREIEKAWQSFWEANKTFQAQVNPAKPKYYVLDMFPYPSGAGLHVGHPLGYIASDIMARYKRLQGYEVLHPMGFDSFGLPAEQYAIQTGQHPAITTEQNIARYIEQLKNMGFSFDWSREVRTSDASYYKWTQWIFMQLFNSWYNQESDKAESIETLKTILGAKGSIGLKAVCDEEVTRITAEQWNAMSADEQYAYLLSFRLAYLDDSVVNWCPQLGTVLANDEVKDGVSERGGYPVEQKKMRQWSMRITAYADRLLRGLDEVDWADSLKEQQRNWIGKSIGTDVEFAIENVSDKKIKVFTTRVDTIYGVSFMVLAPEHEWVSELTTPGQKEEVEEYVNWAKTRSELDRVSEVKTVSGVFTGTYVINPVNQERVPLFLADYVLAGYGTGAVMGVPSGDQRDWNFAKHFDLPIPAILDGQKDIDKQADPTKEGKYIHSGMINGMEYKEATNTLIAWLEENGIGKGKVQYRMRNAVFSRQRYWGEPVPVYFKPTASGDLLPYLIEESELPLELPKIDKYLPTETGEPPLGRAAADWKYKGQYDYEWSTMPGWAGSSWYWYRYMDATNSGEFASKEAINYWKAVDLYIGGSEHATGHLLYSRFWNKFLKDLGYVPEEEFAKKLINQGMIQGRSNFVYRLKDSAKVTFVSHGLKDQYDVAALHVDVNIVENDVLDLEAFKKSRNDVPADAEFILEDGKYVCGWEVEKMSKSKFNVVNPDDLIAKYGADTLRVYEMFLGPLEQFKPWNTNSISGSHNFLRKVWRLFFDDNTNTSKIVDIPATPEELKVLHTAIRKVQDDLDRFSFNTVVSTLMICVNDLGALKCHKKSVLRELVILLSPYAPHIAEELWAALGEQEGSISYASFPAFNAAFLEENDFNYPISFNGKVKLTLAFPVTATPAEIEAAVLANEQVTKHLEGKTPSKVIVVPKRIVNIVLGK from the coding sequence ATGCGTACAGAGTATCAGTTTAGAGAGATCGAGAAAGCTTGGCAATCGTTTTGGGAAGCCAATAAAACATTCCAGGCTCAGGTAAATCCAGCGAAGCCCAAATATTATGTCTTAGACATGTTCCCGTATCCATCGGGTGCAGGATTACACGTGGGTCATCCGCTGGGGTATATTGCCTCTGATATTATGGCGCGCTACAAGCGTTTACAGGGTTATGAGGTGTTGCACCCGATGGGGTTCGACTCTTTTGGCTTACCTGCTGAGCAATATGCAATCCAAACAGGTCAGCATCCTGCCATTACGACAGAACAAAATATCGCTCGTTACATTGAGCAATTAAAGAATATGGGCTTCTCTTTCGATTGGTCGAGAGAGGTCAGAACTTCTGATGCATCTTATTACAAGTGGACTCAGTGGATTTTTATGCAATTATTCAATTCTTGGTATAACCAGGAATCAGATAAAGCGGAGTCTATTGAAACCTTGAAGACTATTTTAGGGGCCAAAGGTTCGATCGGATTAAAAGCAGTTTGCGATGAAGAGGTCACTCGAATCACCGCGGAGCAATGGAATGCGATGTCTGCGGACGAGCAATATGCGTATTTATTGAGCTTCCGTCTAGCTTATTTGGATGACTCAGTGGTAAACTGGTGTCCACAATTAGGGACGGTTTTAGCGAATGATGAAGTCAAAGACGGAGTTTCAGAGCGCGGCGGTTACCCAGTGGAGCAGAAGAAAATGCGCCAATGGTCGATGCGCATCACAGCCTATGCTGATCGTTTATTAAGAGGATTAGACGAGGTGGATTGGGCTGATTCTTTGAAAGAGCAGCAACGCAATTGGATTGGAAAATCGATCGGAACGGATGTGGAATTTGCCATTGAAAACGTTTCAGATAAGAAAATAAAAGTATTTACTACACGTGTGGATACCATTTATGGGGTTTCCTTTATGGTGTTAGCGCCAGAGCACGAGTGGGTTTCAGAATTGACGACACCTGGGCAGAAAGAAGAGGTGGAAGAATATGTGAATTGGGCCAAAACCCGTTCAGAACTTGACCGCGTCTCGGAAGTAAAAACCGTTTCAGGAGTATTTACTGGAACTTATGTCATTAACCCAGTGAACCAAGAACGTGTTCCTTTATTCCTTGCAGACTATGTGTTAGCCGGTTATGGAACAGGTGCAGTGATGGGCGTGCCATCGGGAGATCAGCGTGACTGGAATTTTGCGAAGCATTTTGACTTGCCTATTCCGGCTATTTTAGATGGCCAAAAAGACATCGACAAACAAGCAGATCCTACGAAAGAGGGGAAATACATTCATTCCGGAATGATTAATGGAATGGAATATAAGGAAGCGACGAATACCTTAATCGCTTGGTTAGAGGAGAACGGAATTGGAAAAGGAAAGGTACAATATCGAATGCGCAACGCGGTGTTTAGCCGTCAACGCTATTGGGGCGAACCTGTTCCGGTGTATTTCAAACCAACGGCCTCAGGCGATTTATTGCCTTATTTAATCGAGGAGTCTGAATTGCCCTTGGAACTACCTAAAATAGATAAATACCTGCCTACTGAGACGGGAGAACCTCCTTTAGGACGGGCGGCAGCTGATTGGAAATACAAAGGACAATACGATTACGAATGGTCTACGATGCCAGGATGGGCAGGCTCTTCATGGTATTGGTATCGCTATATGGATGCCACGAATTCAGGCGAATTCGCTTCGAAAGAAGCGATTAACTACTGGAAAGCGGTGGATTTGTACATCGGTGGATCGGAGCACGCGACGGGTCACTTGTTGTATTCTCGTTTTTGGAACAAATTCTTAAAAGATTTAGGCTATGTACCGGAAGAGGAATTTGCGAAGAAATTGATCAACCAAGGGATGATTCAAGGGCGTTCGAACTTTGTTTATCGCTTAAAGGATTCTGCCAAAGTCACTTTTGTCTCTCACGGCTTGAAAGATCAATATGATGTCGCGGCACTTCACGTGGACGTAAATATCGTAGAAAATGATGTGTTAGACCTAGAGGCCTTCAAAAAATCCAGAAATGACGTGCCTGCGGATGCGGAATTTATTTTAGAAGACGGCAAATATGTGTGCGGTTGGGAAGTGGAGAAGATGTCGAAATCGAAGTTTAACGTCGTTAATCCGGATGATTTAATTGCCAAATACGGCGCAGACACCCTTCGTGTCTACGAGATGTTCCTTGGACCTTTAGAGCAATTTAAGCCTTGGAACACGAACAGTATTTCGGGATCGCATAATTTCTTGCGCAAGGTTTGGCGTTTATTCTTTGATGACAACACGAACACTTCGAAAATTGTGGACATACCTGCGACTCCGGAAGAATTGAAAGTATTGCACACGGCGATTCGCAAAGTGCAAGATGATTTAGATCGCTTCTCGTTCAATACGGTCGTTTCGACTTTGATGATTTGCGTGAATGATTTGGGAGCCTTAAAATGTCACAAGAAATCAGTATTACGCGAATTAGTGATCTTGCTGTCTCCTTACGCTCCGCACATTGCAGAAGAATTGTGGGCCGCTTTAGGCGAGCAGGAGGGAAGTATATCCTATGCTTCATTCCCTGCATTCAACGCTGCTTTCTTAGAGGAAAATGATTTCAATTACCCGATTTCATTCAATGGTAAAGTGAAGTTAACGCTTGCTTTCCCAGTGACGGCAACGCCAGCGGAAATTGAGGCTGCTGTTTTAGCGAATGAGCAAGTAACAAAGCATTTAGAAGGCAAGACCCCATCGAAAGTGATTGTCGTACCGAAACGGATTGTGAATATCGTCTTAGGTAAATAA
- a CDS encoding alkaline phosphatase family protein, whose amino-acid sequence MKKTAVIDVVGLSESVISAEYTPFLYAYIQKKQIQKIQPPFPAVTTTSQTVYLTGKNPSEHGIVGNGWYDKTDSEVKFWKQSNSLVGAEKIWEAAKRKDSNFTCAKMFWWYNMYSSADYSVTPRPQYHSDGVKAPDCYSFPATLRDELQAKLGTFPLFNFWGPNANIKSTQWIADASIYVDEKYDPTLNLIYLPHLDYCLQKFGVDLPAIAKELKEIDQVLEQLITHFEAKNAEIILLSEYGINDVHTPIHLNRVLREAGKIAIREEQGLELLDPGASEAFAVSDHQIAHIYCKNPSEIRAIFEKVPGITKILSGKELEDYQIAHDRCGDLVLVADSDKWFTYYYWLDDAKAPDFARCVDIFKKPGYDPVEMFMDPKNPFIKLRAAYKLARKLLGFRYRMDVIPLDASLVKGSHGSPFCDEAYYPVFISSQNIDKQITATQVYQYIWETIFPT is encoded by the coding sequence ATGAAAAAGACTGCCGTTATCGACGTGGTAGGGCTCAGCGAAAGTGTCATTTCCGCTGAGTACACTCCCTTTTTGTATGCCTATATCCAAAAGAAGCAAATTCAAAAAATCCAGCCTCCTTTTCCGGCGGTAACAACTACCTCCCAGACCGTATATTTGACGGGCAAAAACCCATCAGAGCACGGTATCGTGGGGAATGGTTGGTATGATAAGACGGATTCGGAAGTGAAGTTTTGGAAACAGTCGAATTCTTTAGTGGGGGCTGAAAAAATCTGGGAGGCAGCGAAGAGGAAAGATTCGAATTTCACTTGCGCCAAAATGTTCTGGTGGTACAACATGTATTCGTCTGCGGATTATTCGGTAACTCCCCGTCCCCAATACCATTCGGATGGAGTGAAGGCGCCGGATTGCTATTCGTTTCCTGCCACACTACGAGATGAATTACAGGCTAAACTGGGTACATTCCCTTTGTTTAATTTTTGGGGTCCGAATGCGAATATTAAATCCACCCAATGGATTGCGGATGCGTCCATCTATGTAGATGAAAAGTACGATCCTACGCTGAACTTGATTTACCTGCCGCATTTAGACTATTGTCTCCAGAAGTTTGGGGTGGATTTACCAGCTATTGCAAAAGAGTTAAAAGAAATAGATCAGGTATTAGAACAGTTAATTACTCATTTCGAGGCTAAAAACGCTGAGATCATCTTGTTATCCGAATACGGTATCAACGATGTCCATACACCGATTCATTTAAATCGCGTATTACGCGAGGCAGGTAAAATCGCCATTCGAGAAGAACAAGGTTTGGAATTATTGGATCCAGGTGCGAGCGAAGCTTTCGCCGTTTCAGACCATCAGATTGCGCATATTTATTGTAAGAATCCATCCGAAATCAGAGCCATCTTCGAAAAGGTTCCGGGCATCACTAAAATCCTCAGTGGAAAAGAACTCGAAGACTACCAGATTGCACACGACCGTTGCGGCGATCTGGTTTTGGTCGCAGATTCTGACAAATGGTTTACCTATTATTATTGGTTAGACGATGCGAAAGCGCCGGACTTCGCTCGCTGTGTGGACATCTTCAAAAAACCAGGTTACGACCCAGTGGAAATGTTCATGGATCCTAAAAACCCTTTTATAAAGCTCAGAGCGGCGTATAAATTAGCGCGTAAGCTCTTAGGTTTCCGTTACAGAATGGACGTAATTCCGCTCGATGCTAGCCTAGTAAAAGGCTCTCACGGAAGTCCTTTCTGCGATGAGGCCTATTATCCTGTTTTCATTTCGTCGCAAAATATCGACAAACAGATAACAGCAACTCAAGTATATCAATATATTTGGGAAACTATTTTTCCAACATAA
- the eboE gene encoding metabolite traffic protein EboE: MKTPYGHLSYCSNIHTGEIWSEHFAQLKQHVPAVKTQVSPDQPMGLGLRFANQASIDLQEHAALKDLQTWLSEQNLYVFTLNGFPYGGFHNTIVKDQVHAPDWTTTDRRDYTIRLAHILAALLTENEGGISTSPLSYKYWWNTAEERQQAMRASTQHLLEVVDVLAKIEKNTGKIIHLDIEPEPDGLLSNHSDFVAWYEQVLLPSGNPDLIRKHIQLCFDICHYGVSFDAPEASIQELKAKNIPIGKIQISSALRVDLREQEVEKIAELQKYQEPVYLHQVKALRKDGSYQEFKDLDEAFAAYKPNTYDEWRVHFHVPLFLETYGLLGSTQKEIRETLAIQKASPFTNHLEIETYTWGVLPPAFQVPMAESISREIKTITDLLG, translated from the coding sequence ATGAAAACGCCTTACGGACACCTGAGTTATTGCAGTAATATTCATACCGGAGAGATTTGGTCAGAACATTTTGCGCAATTAAAGCAGCACGTTCCTGCGGTAAAGACACAGGTTTCGCCAGACCAGCCGATGGGTTTAGGTTTGCGATTTGCCAATCAAGCGAGTATTGATTTGCAAGAGCATGCGGCTTTAAAGGATTTACAAACGTGGCTTTCTGAGCAAAATCTCTACGTTTTTACTCTCAACGGATTCCCTTACGGAGGTTTTCACAACACCATCGTAAAAGATCAAGTGCACGCACCCGATTGGACTACGACGGATAGAAGGGATTATACAATTCGTTTAGCGCATATTTTAGCTGCACTTTTAACAGAAAATGAGGGAGGTATTTCTACCTCTCCCCTGTCTTATAAATACTGGTGGAATACAGCAGAAGAGCGCCAGCAAGCGATGCGGGCATCGACTCAACATCTATTGGAAGTAGTTGATGTATTAGCTAAGATTGAGAAAAACACGGGTAAAATCATCCACCTTGATATCGAACCGGAGCCGGATGGCTTATTGAGCAATCACAGCGATTTTGTGGCTTGGTACGAGCAGGTATTGTTGCCTTCAGGAAATCCAGATTTGATCAGAAAACACATCCAATTGTGCTTTGACATCTGCCATTATGGAGTAAGCTTTGATGCACCTGAGGCAAGTATTCAGGAACTGAAAGCTAAAAACATACCTATTGGAAAGATTCAAATTAGTTCTGCCCTACGCGTCGATTTAAGAGAACAGGAAGTAGAAAAGATCGCAGAATTACAGAAATACCAGGAACCCGTTTATTTGCATCAGGTCAAAGCCTTGCGCAAAGACGGTTCGTACCAAGAATTTAAGGATCTGGATGAGGCCTTTGCGGCCTATAAGCCTAATACATACGATGAATGGCGGGTGCATTTCCACGTGCCCCTCTTTTTAGAAACCTATGGTTTATTAGGATCCACTCAAAAAGAAATCCGAGAAACGCTCGCTATCCAAAAGGCTAGCCCGTTTACGAATCATTTGGAAATCGAAACCTATACCTGGGGCGTATTACCTCCTGCCTTCCAAGTACCGATGGCTGAATCGATTAGCCGCGAAATAAAAACCATCACAGACTTATTAGGATGA